The following DNA comes from Ascaphus truei isolate aAscTru1 unplaced genomic scaffold, aAscTru1.hap1 HAP1_SCAFFOLD_1907, whole genome shotgun sequence.
atacagtatatgtgtgtggactgggggcgggactaggtggcgagtagattttttggttgggcgagtagatttttgggtgatttgtcgaacactgtatatatatatatatagcttattgctgcagcaaaggttattcccacctttctcctagggcagggatatccaaacaatgtaattccagcgcacagcaaaaagagagtcgggttaataaaaaataaaataatttatttaaaccgcattaaaaaaatagagggtgcaacctttcaaggatgaggtgtgtatgtatatatatgtgtgtgtgtatgtatatacagtatatgtgtgtggactgggggcgggactaggtggcgagtagatttttgggtgatttgtcgaacactgtatatatatatatatagcttattgctgcagcaaaggttattcccacctttctcctagggcagggatatccaaacaatgtaattccagcgcacagcaaaaagagagtcgggttaataaaaaataaaataatttatttaaaccgcattaaaaaaatagagggtgcaacctttcaaggatgagttgtgtatgtatatatatgtgtgtgtgtgtatgtatatacagtatatgtgtgtgtatatatatacttttattttatttttaattattttattttttattaacccgactctctttttgctgtgcgctggaattacattgtttggatatccctgccctaggagaaaggtgggaataacctttgctgcagcaataagcttgagaagtatattatttatattttttcttacattttcttTTGAAGATTTTTTGCACCATAATGTATGGCACTTTTTGTTAAACTGTTTTAATTGCTGTGTAGCACAAATCAGGAAAAATGATGTAATTACGGCAGAAACGTCGGTTCCTATTTTAATCAACCAAGTTAAGTCTACTGTAAGCTGTATATTTACCCATTTTTGGACATTAGTGGTGTCAAGTGTGGGGGTTTTGGCCCAGGATTACAGGGGTTAAACCCCATTAGGCcatcctctactctcacctgggaagcaaggggttaactgggctggagTCCAGTAATGTgattttgccttgcttcagccatccaactgtttattcccctgtaaaaatgtattgtttctgttccagtgactgcaccacacaaacactggaatccatccgggagggcaagggttaatagttgaatagtgattctagccctttgtttaagttaccctcaaagatgcctgcctactaaggaatgcgaccaaatgtttaggaagctggagtggttggtgagtgttaaaactcacacttacaaaccatagtatcctgccagacactcaatttggtagactggccaaacgcccctgatttaggagtggggctacagaatgagtgaccttattaaatataagaatattatgagatgtcctcggctgaacatgctataaGTTACATATGTGTAAGCGGGGGgccgagccgcaaataatgattacagacacctgcTGTTTAGCAGGTCCtatgagacagatattaatatctctcttaattttagtattacactgtaatatttagtcttattgggagcgtcatgcgtgtcggaatgtattaatatggctcacgtgccagtaagtactactgaactgaagttatgacgttatttagataggaaaagcagtttttaaacgtccttgggtgggaggagttttactctgaggaaaactgtcaacctcaccactgatttatgagaggggctgggtttaggttgtgttcaatgggaaataattgtataagaaccaggctcagcctatggctattgtctttcgtgtcttgatgattatgaagattgctgtatgaactgccagtccagatgtgactgtttcatcattccatcttaagtgagtgtccatattttgtctgtcatttgtatatctcgtgttttcacctttttcaaggaataaattatattttatcatatctaagtctcgtccagttcaacccagttatattttggtgtgtattattaatagcctgtctcaaagctaccgtcacaagTGGTCAGATACTCGTGGGATGCCAATGGCTAGCTGGCCCCTTGAGccactaaagggttaatatatcacaaagtacaacaaaagttatttgataagaacaatatatgaagaacattgatacagggagtaatgtgatttcTTTTACTGGCGTGAGGAGAAAATATTTATTTCCATTTATGAGACATAATTGTAACATGATtaattggggtgttttttttgccttcctctgggtgaaTATAACGATAACAATGTAGCTTTAATTATGTTCAGTATGTTGCACGAGTAGAATTTTATAAAGGTTCAACTCAATGAACATATATCTCTCATCCAAATCTTCTCTGATGCATTGCAatgttacattaatacattttctcaccatagatGTATCTTCAGCACATGACTCGTCTGTGAGCAAGAAGCAACGTAAGAAATGTCCCAAACATCAAATTacatgaggggttaatggaaATATGTTTTAAGGACTTCAACATTGCATAAGTCTGTATGAGAATTGGAACAAGATTACCAGAAACTCGGCAGAGCATTCCTATACATCAACAGCCTTTTACTAAACTTACAGACACCGCAAGACAAGGAGAGGGTTTAAAGAACAGAGACATGAACCCCTACTGTGGGACATACGGTAATGTTATGCCGCAGATAATCCATACAGTGAAGaaatcctataactgctctgaatgtgggaaaagcttcaataAGAAATatcatcttgttacacaccaaataatccacacaggggtgaagccttataactgctctgaatgtgggaaaagcttcagtcagaaatcaaatcttgttaaacaccaaataatccacacaggggtgaagccttataactgctctgaatgtgggactaGTTTCCATGATCAATCAAGTTTTTGtagacaccaaagaatccacacaggggtgagaccttataaatgctctgaatgtgggaaaagcttctgtCAAAAATCaagtcttgttacacaccaaagaatccacacaggggagaagccttatgattgctctgaatgtgggaaaagtttcagtcggaaatcgcatcttgttacacaccaaagaatccacacaagggagaggccctataactgctctgaatgtgggaaaagcttcagtcggaaATCGCATCTTGTTAGACACCAAACAATCCACACAGGGATGACACCCTATAAACTGCCCTGAATGTGGAAAAAGCTTCAGTAAGAAATCACATCTTATCTCGGGAGATCTCAGACTTCTCTGCTGTCGAGGCCGGCTCCATTCTTGATCAAAATCTCACTCCTACTCTGTACTCTGAACAGTCACGACTTtggactccttccccccctcgtaCATAGATACACATTCTCTACTGTTTAAAATGCATTCAATTTGTATTAATTATGGGGTATATTTTAGTGCAATTCACTAAGGCTTCTTCAGGAGTTAATGTGGGTATATCTGTCCCTACCTTCTTTATAGGCacttccctgtttctattggttccCATAAGCGCAATCCAATTGATTGAGAAACATCTTGATGTAATATTTCTCTTCTACATTGAGTTTGTATACTATGTAACATACTTTGTGTATCTGCACTATTCTATATAGATTATAAAATATAACTTGTGTGATTATAGATAACCAGATCTGTGTCTTTAACATTCAGAGATTGGTTATATCTCTATTTAACACTTCTCTTTGCATTAAGTTTATGCTATGGATTCTGTGTTATATTGTACTATTTGGGGTTTCAGTATATTCCCACTGCTATATGTATTACTCTGTGTATTAGATTTTAAGTAAAGAATTGTGCAAATTAAGATAACCCCGATCTGTGTCTTTAATTATTAGACACATTAGACAGTGAATCTCTTTCCCCTCTATATACACTATTTGAGGGACTATATGTGTCTGATTATTtaagatgtcttttttcaacaaaTGTAGTTCATCAATATTTGTTGATTTAAATTCTTTCCTTTACATTCAAATTATGAGTGATATGTGTGATTTAAGATATTCCTATCTAGGTCTTTATTTATTAGACATAGATGGACtatatatctttctttattaaattcagtgtgatttaagatattcctatgtctttatttatcagACATAGATGGACTATATCTTTCTGAGGTTCGTTACTGTATTAAATTCAGTGTGTGATTTAAGATAATCATTCTTTGTCTCTAATTACTGTAGATATGTCTTTCTATACATATATAAGTGATACTTATTCCTAATGGGGATAGTAACATTCTCTATTGAATATATTCATCCTTTCTTTAAGGGTGTAATTTCCAATAAGCTGCCACTCTTAGTTTGTGAATtaaaccaactttattctaagtaGTGATACCATGTTAAATATGCATCAAATTGTCTGCCCTTTATTAACATGGCTGCAAAGTAACAGTATATACCCAGCGGAGTTTGTATTGATTTATATGTATGGGACAAGGAATCAGATGGTGGTTATGTTATGATATAACAGTAAATCCTTCTCCTGAATGTATACTGATTATTGTTAGGAGTACCAATTACATTTCAGTGCACAGTATTacaactgtcacacacacgatgcacagctatctctcactccctgacacacacacgatgcacagctatctctccctgtcacacacacacacgatgcacagctatctctcactccctgacacacacacacacgatacacagctatttctcactatcacacacacacgatgcaaagctatctctccatgtcacacacacgatgcacagctatctctccctgtcacacacacacacgatgaacagtaatctctcactatcacacacacgatgcacaactatctctcactgtcacacacacacaatgcacagctatctctccgtcacacacacacgatgcacagctatctctctctgtcacacacacatgatgcacagctatctctccctgtcacacacacacacgatgcacagctatctctccctgtcatacacacatgatgcacagctatctttcactgtcacacacacgatgcacagctatttctcactgtcacacacacacatacattacgatgcacagctatctctcactgtcacacacacacacgatgcacagctatctctcactgtcacacacacacacacgatgcacagctatctctcactgtcaacacatacgatgcacagctatctctcactgtcacacacgatgcacagctctctctcactgtcacacacacaaacgatgcacagctctctctcactgtcaaacacacacacgatgcacagctatctcacactgtcacacacacacgatgcacagctctcactccgccacacacgatgcacagctatctctccctgtcacacacacacgatgcacagctatctctccctgtcatacacacacgctgcacagctatctctcactgtcacacacacgatgcacaattatctctcactccctcacacatgaggcacagctatctctcactccctgtcacacacaaggcacagctatctctccctccctgtcacacacgaggcacagtgatctgtgctgattattgagtgacagctgctcagcctgcaacaaaactcgctaattaaagagaagcatctggctcagcggagagatcctcggcccctcactc
Coding sequences within:
- the LOC142477062 gene encoding uncharacterized protein LOC142477062, translated to MRIGTRLPETRQSIPIHQQPFTKLTDTARQGEGLKNRDMNPYCGTYGNVMPQIIHTVKKSYNCSECGKSFNKKYHLVTHQIIHTGVKPYNCSECGKSFSQKSNLVKHQIIHTGVKPYNCSECGTSFHDQSSFCRHQRIHTGVRPYKCSECGKSFCQKSSLVTHQRIHTGEKPYDCSECGKSFSRKSHLVTHQRIHTRERPYNCSECGKSFSRKSHLVRHQTIHTGMTPYKLP